The following coding sequences are from one Nicotiana tomentosiformis chromosome 3, ASM39032v3, whole genome shotgun sequence window:
- the LOC104112607 gene encoding protein LONGIFOLIA 2-like, with amino-acid sequence MAAKLLHSLTEENQDLQKQIGCMTGIFQLFDRQSMLASRRLIGNTPKRLTSGSSHIGSGTSEKEYANTYQKSAAMESHTNKTVQDKQRLSTESSRPSFSSSSRSSSFSSLDCNKISQQEPLAFDRLSFAETPSRDSAAGQPNASPQFGRQSLDIRDVVKDSMNREAQRFSAGPTMKEEVTESMLKPSDSPRPVQTLKSFDGAYDNGKQNSPVDLKESLKVLAKLREAPWYSNEHRELTRSLSYHSKDTSTSSISKDAPRFSCDGRETNPLPFELRDISKSALKLKELPRLSLDSRVSPVRSLNSEPKSNFSSKSMQKDSGYNTIAKSPPLLQTSGTQARPPSVVAKLMGLETLPDAVSSTDSKTGPSKSSQVEETVSFPRSSEVSEPCKPIRTPNSTKNLWKEPTSPRWRNPDMAMKPISRFPIEPAPWKQLDKTRVYEKPISRISKALVKPASPFPSVYSEIEKRLKDLEFTQSGKDLRALKQILEAMQVKGLLETEKEEQGSNFTGQKEHHQKFASYAQSGKLVNQRMRQSDQLTAPTKRGPNSLKNFESPIVIMKPAKLVEKSDIPTSSMIPLDGLPTFPKLHGGDSVYGRKGNATSRTAKEHHPRTSYGSSSVNPNEARRTSKPTQTSTRSQQLPKESTSGSIKSSGSISPRLQQHKLELEKRSRPPTPPSDSNRSRRQPNKQQTEASSPGGRRRPRVSNIHQHDGHASEISSESRNLCYRGNEISGQSNGNVIAESKVDSEVTSFERSPEVTSSRSSSIDASNYLRCDLVEKKSSLVLSEDELLAESAPEYPSPVSVLDNAVYADESPSPVKHTPTVMKDESCSVADKFSSPPQSDRANTLATDATNSGLSSEINRKKLQNIENLVQKLRRLNSNHDEARTDYIASLCENTNPDHRYISEILLASGLLLRDLGSSLTSFQFHPSGHPINPELFLVLEQTKASTLIKEEFCYEKMRQSKPKEKIRRKLIFDVVNEILAGKLVLVGPSYEPWLRHQKLAKNALNAQRLLRDLCAEIELLQAKPSKSDLEDEEDEWKNILLEDVMHRSESWTIFTGELSTVVLDVERMIFKDLVDEIVRGDGAGLRAKPTRRRQLFAK; translated from the exons ATGGCTGCCAAGCTTTTACATTCATTGACTGAAGAGAACCAAGATTTGCAGAAACAAATTGGATGTATGACAGGAATCTTTCAACTATTTGATCGCCAAAGTATGCTTGCTAGCAGGCGCCTTATTGGCAACACCCCTAAAAGGCTCACATCTG GCAGTTCTCACATTGGCAGTGGCACTTCTGAAAAAGAGTATGCTAATACATACCAAAAATCAGCAGCTATG GAAAGCCACACAAACAAGACTGTGCAAGATAAACAAAGACTGTCTACAGAATCGTCGAGACCATCATTCTCATCTTCTTCACGttcatcttctttttcttcccttGATTGTAATAAAATAAGTCAACAAGAGCCCTTAGCTTTTGATCGATTAAGTTTTGCTGAAACTCCTTCAAGAGACTCAGCTGCAGGGCAACCAAATGCGTCACCGCAATTTGGTCGGCAATCTCTTGACATTCGGGATGTGGTTAAGGATTCTATGAATAGAGAAGCTCAGAGGTTCTCAGCTGGACCTACAATGAAAGAAGAGGTGACAGAATCTATGTTGAAGCCCAGTGATTCACCTAGGCCAGTGCAGACTTTGAAATCCTTTGATGGGGCTTATGATAATGGGAAGCAGAATTCGCCCGTTGATCTTAAGGAATCTCTCAAAGTTCTTGCAAAACTTCGGGAAGCACCTTGGTACTCAAATGAACATAGGGAACTCACAAGATCATTATCATATCATTCAAAAGACACTTCTACATCGTCAATCTCAAAAGATGCTCCTCGGTTCTCATGTGATGGGAGGGAAACAAATCCTTTACCCTTTGAATTACGAGACATTTCAAAATCCGCTCTAAAGCTGAAAGAGCTACCAAGACTTTCTTTGGACAGTAGAGTGAGTCCAGTACGAAGCTTGAACTCAGAACCAAAGTCTAACTTTTCCTCAAAATCTATGCAGAAGGATAGTGGTTATAATACCATTGCAAAGTCACCACCTCTGCTGCAAACATCTGGAACTCAGGCTCGTCCTCCTAGTGTTGTGGCAAAGCTAATGGGTCTGGAAACACTACCTGATGCCGTGTCATCAACTGACAGCAAGACGGGTCCGAGCAAATCTTCTCAAGTTGAAGAAACTGTTTCTTTTCCAAGGTCTTCAGAAGTATCTGAGCCATGCAAACCTATCCGAACTCCTAATTCCACGAAGAACCTCTGGAAAGAACCTACTTCTCCTCGGTGGAGAAACCCTGATATGGCAATGAAACCTATTTCTAGGTTTCCCATTGAACCAGCACCCTGGAAGCAACTTGATAAGACTCGGGTGTATGAGAAACCTATATCCAGGATCTCAAAAGCTCTGGTAAAGCCTGCGAGCCCATTTCCTTCTGTTTACAGTGAGATCGAAAAGAGATTGAAGGATCTAGAATTCACCCAGTCAGGCAAGGATCTAAGAGCTCTTAAACAGATATTGGAAGCAATGCAGGTAAAGGGCCTCCTGGAGACAGAAAAAGAGGAGCAGGGTTCAAATTTTACTGGTCAGAAAGAGCATCACCAGAAGTTTGCGAGTTATGCACAGAGTGGAAAACTGGTAAACCAGAGAATGAGGCAGAGTGATCAATTGACTGCTCCAACAAAGAGGGGGCCAAATTCCTTAAAGAATTTTGAATCCCCAATAGTGATCATGAAGCCAGCAAAATTAGTGGAAAAATCTGATATTCCTACTTCTTCGATGATTCCACTTGATGGCTTACCCACTTTCCCCAAGCTTCATGGTGGTGACTCTGTTTACGGAAGAAAGGGTAATGCTACTAGCAGAACAGCTAAAGAACATCACCCAAGAACTAGTTATGGCAGCAGTTCAGTGAATCCCAATGAAGCAAGAAGAACTTCGAAACCTACACAAACTTCAACAAGGTCCCAACAGCTTCCTAAAGAGAGCACATCAGGCTCAATAAAGAGCTCAGGATCCATCAGCCCAAGATTGCAACAGCATAAACTGGAGCTAGAGAAAAGATCTCGGCCACCCACACCTCCATCTGATTCCAACAGATCGAGAAGACAGCCAAACAAGCAACAGACAGAGGCTAGTTCCCCTGGTGGAAGACGTAGACCAAGAGTTTCAAACATCCATCAGCATGATGGCCATGCGAGTGAGATCAGTAGTGAATCAAGGAATTTGTGTTACCGTGGGAATGAGATTTCTGGTCAATCCAATGGGAATGTAATAGCAGAATCAAAAGTAGATTCTGAAGTCACTAGTTTTGAGCGCTCTCCTGAGGTGACAAGCAGCCGGAGTTCATCTATTGATGCGTCCAATTACCTGAGATGTGATTTGGTAGAGAAG AAATCATCTCTGGTGCTCTCTGAGGATGAACTGTTAGCTGAATCTGCCCCAGAGTATCCAAGTCCGGTCTCGGTTCTTGACAATGCCGTATATGCAGATGAATCACCCTCCCCTGTGAAGCATACTCCAACAGTCATGAAAG ATGAGAGCTGCAGCGTTGCTGATAAATTTTCCAGTCCGCCACAGAGTGATCGAGCCAATACTCTTGCGACTGATGCCACCAATTCCGGTCTCTCATCGGAAATCAATCGAAAAAAATTACAAAACATTGAGAATTTGGTTCAGAAGCTCAGGAGGTTGAACTCCAACCATGATGAGGCTCGCACGGATTATATTGCGTCTCTCTGTGAGAACACAAACCCAGACCACAGATACATTTCAGAGATCTTATTGGCTTCAGGACTCCTTCTCAGGGATCTCGGCTCAAGCCTAACAAGTTTCCAGTTCCATCCATCAGGTCACCCTATCAACCCGGAGCTGTTCCTTGTCTTGGAACAAACCAAGGCAAGCACTTTAATTAAGGAGGAATTCTGCTATGAAAAGATGAGGCAGTCTAAGCCGAAGGAAAAGATACGTAGGAAACTCATCTTTGATGTTGTTAATGAGATTCTTGCTGGAAAATTGGTGTTAGTGGGACCATCTTATGAGCCATGGTTGAGACACCAGAAGCTAGCAAAGAACGCTCTGAATGCTCAAAGGCTTCTGAGGGATTTGTGCGCGGAGATAGAACTACTTCAAGCTAAACCATCAAAAAGCGACTTGGAGGATGAGGAAGATGAGTGGAAAAACATATTGCTTGAGGATGTGATGCATCGATCAGAGAGTTGGACGATATTCACTGGTGAGTTATCAACTGTAGTCTTGGACGTGGAGCGGATGATCTTTAAAGATTTAGTTGATGAGATAGTGAGAGGTGATGGAGCTGGTTTGAGAGCAAAACCAACTAGGCGTAGACAGCTATTTGCAAAGTAG
- the LOC104112589 gene encoding psbQ-like protein 3, chloroplastic, whose protein sequence is MALLPLVQKPNQPLILFPLSSPNPFNLKQSKNRSQMCLHSHHFSRRTSLNLGVTSFILLSEKTANAFDFRITVPDQTVEEAEDGIQSHAKSLLQVKELLEAETWKEAQKALRKSSTLLKQDIYTIIQAKPGNQRPQLRKLYSILFNTVSRLDFAARDKDVPRVWEYYDNIVLALHNILSRL, encoded by the coding sequence ATGGCACTACTACCTTTGGtccaaaaaccaaaccaaccgtTAATCCTTTTTCCTTTATCCAGTCCCAACCCCTTTAACCTAAAGCAAAGCAAAAACAGAAGTCAAATGTGCCTCCATTCCCACCACTTCAGTCGAAGAACAAGTCTAAATCTTGGGGTAACTTCATTCATTCTTTTAAGTGAaaaaactgcgaatgcctttgatttCAGAATCACAGTTCCTGACCAGACAGTTGAAGAAGCAGAGGATGGGATTCAAAGCCATGCAAAGAGTTTATTACAAGTCAAAGAATTGTTAGAGGCAGAAACATGGAAAGAAGCTCAAAAGGCTTTGAGAAAAAGCTCAACTTTACTGAAACAAGATATCTACACCATAATCCAAGCTAAACCAGGAAATCAGAGGCCTCAGTTGAGGAAGCTCTACTCCATTTTGTTCAATACTGTTTCAAGATTGGATTTTGCAGCTAGGGATAAGGATGTGCCACGTGTATGGGAGTACTATGATAACATTGTCCTAGCTCTTCACAATATTTTGTCAAGACTATAA